One genomic window of Lagenorhynchus albirostris chromosome 17, mLagAlb1.1, whole genome shotgun sequence includes the following:
- the PHF20L1 gene encoding PHD finger protein 20-like protein 1 isoform X8: MSKKPPNRPGITFEIGARLEALDYLQKWYPSRIEKIDYEEGKMLVHFERWSHRYDEWIYWDSNRLRPLERPALRKEGLKDEEDFFDFKAGEEVLARWTDCRYYPAKIEAINKEGTFTVQFYDGVIRCLKRMHIKAMPEDAKGQDWIALVKAAAAAAAKNKTGNKPRTSANSNKDKEKDERKWFKVPSKKEETSASLATPEVEKKEDLPTSSETFGLHVENVPKMVFPQPESTLSNKRKNNQGNSFQAKRARLNKITGLLASKAVGVDGAEKKEDNSETAPMLEQV; the protein is encoded by the exons ATGAGTAAAAAGCCCCCAAATCGTCCTGGAATCACTTTTGAGATTGGTGCTCGTTTGGAGGCACTGGACTACTTACAAAAATG gtatCCATCACGAATTGAAAAAATCGACTATGAGGAGGGCAAGATGTTGGTCCATTTTGAGCGCTGGAGTCATCGTTATGATGAGTGGATTTACTGGGATAGCAATAGGTTGAGACCCCTTGAGAGACCTGCCTTAAGAAAAGAAGGGCTAAAAGACGAGGAAGACTTCTTT gattttaaaGCCGGAGAAGAAGTTCTGGCTCGTTGGACAGACTGTCGCTATTACCCTGCCAAGATTGAGGCGATTAACAAAGAAG GAACTTTCACAGTTCAGTTTTATGATGGAGTTATTCGTTGTTTAAAGAGAATGCACATTAAAGCCATGCCCGAGGATGCTAAGGGGCAG GATTGGATAGCTTTAGTCAaagcagctgctgcagctgcagccaagaataaaacaGGGAACAAACCTCGGACTAGCGCTAACAGcaataaagataaagagaaagatgAGAGAAAATGGTTTAAAGTACcttcaaaaaaggaagaaacttcaGCTTCTCTAGCCACACCAGAAGTTGAGAAGAAGGAAGATCTGCCCACATCTAGTGAAACATTTG GACTTCATGTAGAGAACGTTCCAAAGATGGTCTTTCCACAGCCAGAGAGCACATTAtcaaacaagaggaaaaataatcaagGCAACTCATTTCAGGCAAAGAGAGCTCGACTTAACAAGATTACTG GTTTGTTGGCATCCAAAGCTGTTGGGGTGGATGGTgctgaaaaaaaggaagacaacagTGAAACGGCTCCAATGCTGGAGCAGGTATGA